In the Maribacter sp. MJ134 genome, one interval contains:
- a CDS encoding D-2-hydroxyacid dehydrogenase encodes MRILANDGISQSGITALEKEGFEVFTTNVAKEQLSNFINEKKVTGLLVRSATEVRKDLIDACKGLKLIGRGGVGMDNIDVTYAKSKGIHVINTPAASSSSVAELVFAHLYGGVRFLYDANRNMPLDGDTKFKQLKKSYGKGRELRGSTLGIIGFGRIGQATAKIALGAGMKVIYHDPYLEECKLQLSFFDDQKIDFQLKSTNKESLLQNSDFITTHVPAQKDYVIGAKEFEMMKDGVGIINAARGGVIDEVALIDAIENKKVSFAGLDVFESEPSPEIRILMHPSISLTPHIGAATGEAQDRIGLELAAQITKLLK; translated from the coding sequence ATGAGGATTCTAGCAAACGACGGAATATCGCAGTCAGGAATAACAGCTTTAGAAAAAGAAGGTTTTGAGGTTTTCACCACCAATGTGGCTAAGGAGCAGCTGTCCAACTTTATCAACGAAAAAAAGGTAACTGGTCTTTTGGTGAGAAGCGCCACAGAAGTAAGAAAAGACCTTATAGACGCTTGCAAGGGTTTAAAACTAATTGGTCGTGGAGGCGTAGGTATGGATAATATTGATGTGACTTACGCAAAGAGCAAAGGGATTCACGTTATCAATACTCCGGCAGCGTCATCTTCATCCGTTGCGGAACTGGTCTTTGCGCATTTATACGGTGGAGTGCGGTTTCTATACGATGCAAACCGAAACATGCCGCTAGATGGAGACACCAAGTTTAAACAACTTAAAAAATCTTACGGAAAAGGTAGGGAGCTAAGAGGCAGCACTCTTGGTATCATAGGATTTGGCAGAATTGGTCAAGCCACAGCGAAAATTGCGCTTGGCGCGGGAATGAAGGTGATTTATCACGATCCTTACCTCGAAGAATGCAAGTTGCAGTTATCGTTCTTTGATGACCAAAAAATTGACTTCCAACTAAAAAGTACGAATAAGGAATCGTTACTTCAAAATTCAGATTTCATTACGACTCATGTTCCTGCTCAAAAAGACTATGTCATAGGGGCCAAGGAATTTGAAATGATGAAGGACGGTGTTGGAATAATAAATGCGGCAAGAGGTGGGGTTATTGATGAAGTCGCCCTAATCGATGCTATAGAAAATAAGAAAGTATCCTTTGCCGGTCTAGATGTCTTTGAATCAGAGCCTAGTCCGGAAATACGTATTTTAATGCATCCTAGTATTTCGCTTACACCGCACATTGGTGCCGCTACAGGAGAGGCGCAGGATAGGATAGGATTGGAGTTAGCAGCACAAATAACCAAATTGTTAAAATAG
- a CDS encoding 4Fe-4S dicluster domain-containing protein, with the protein MAIIITDECINCGACEPECPNTAIYEGADEWRYSDGTSLEGDVVLPNGKAVNADVVQEPISDEVYYIAPDKCTECMGFHEEPQCAAVCPVDCCVPDEDNVETEEVLLGKQAFMHPDG; encoded by the coding sequence ATGGCTATTATAATAACAGACGAATGTATCAATTGTGGGGCATGTGAACCAGAATGTCCTAACACGGCAATCTATGAAGGTGCTGATGAATGGAGATACAGTGATGGTACTTCTTTAGAAGGAGACGTGGTACTGCCAAACGGAAAGGCCGTAAACGCCGATGTGGTCCAAGAACCGATAAGTGATGAAGTATATTATATTGCGCCGGATAAGTGTACGGAATGCATGGGCTTCCATGAAGAACCGCAATGCGCCGCTGTTTGCCCAGTAGACTGTTGTGTGCCGGACGAGGATAATGTAGAAACGGAAGAGGTCCTGTTAGGGAAACAGGCTTTTATGCATCCAGATGGATAA
- a CDS encoding DUF6146 family protein gives MRKIFTVLTIFTGLLLVSNCGSSKESLTISEEEKKAFAAVEGDTVKISNEETEYEIIIIDPGFYTWLNSIARPEGYYSKTFLENRNQLLVLNWNQRAMTPNNYDPNLYLMQIDYKPGIDYGYEVNYKLYNYFIFFQRKYNQRLGPFVPRI, from the coding sequence ATGAGAAAAATCTTCACAGTTCTAACGATTTTTACAGGTCTTCTTTTAGTATCCAATTGCGGAAGCTCTAAAGAATCCCTAACCATCTCAGAAGAAGAAAAAAAAGCTTTTGCGGCTGTCGAGGGCGATACCGTTAAAATTTCCAATGAAGAAACGGAATATGAGATTATTATCATCGACCCAGGTTTCTATACATGGTTAAACTCCATTGCTAGACCAGAAGGCTACTATTCCAAAACCTTCTTAGAGAATCGAAATCAGTTATTAGTGCTAAATTGGAATCAAAGAGCGATGACACCGAATAATTACGACCCAAACCTATATTTAATGCAAATAGATTATAAACCCGGCATAGACTATGGTTACGAGGTTAATTATAAATTATACAATTACTTTATTTTTTTTCAAAGGAAATATAACCAGCGTTTAGGACCTTTTGTTCCTCGCATTTAA
- a CDS encoding DUF6787 family protein has protein sequence MEKLKERWGITSNFQLIIIFIVFAITGSSSVYVAKPFLSFIGMDKGNFAQEWWGQTLYWILRILLIFPFYQLLLVIYGWLFGQFKFFWAFEKKMLGRMGLNFLLKDKS, from the coding sequence ATGGAAAAATTAAAGGAACGCTGGGGAATTACAAGTAATTTTCAGCTGATTATTATATTTATCGTTTTTGCTATTACAGGTTCTTCCTCTGTTTATGTCGCAAAGCCGTTCCTTTCTTTTATTGGAATGGATAAAGGTAACTTCGCACAAGAATGGTGGGGTCAAACCTTGTATTGGATTTTGCGCATTTTACTCATATTCCCCTTTTATCAACTATTACTTGTGATATATGGTTGGTTATTTGGTCAGTTTAAATTCTTTTGGGCTTTTGAAAAGAAAATGTTGGGCAGAATGGGGCTGAATTTTCTACTGAAGGATAAGAGTTAA
- a CDS encoding DNA topoisomerase IV subunit B, which translates to MSQNTKYTEDNIRSLDWKEHIRLRPGMYIGKLGDGSSADDGIYILLKEVIDNCIDEFVMGSGKTIEIVIKDKTVKVRDYGRGIPLGKVVDVVSKMNTGGKYDSRAFKKSVGLNGVGTKAVNALSSFFEVQSSRDNQVKTAQFSCGNLEHEEGPMDSSKRKGTKVTFIPDETIFKNYKYRNEYVERMLKNYVYLNPGLTIIFNGEKFHSENGLKDLLEDNNNVEDMLYPVIHLKGDDIEVAITHSKTQYSEEYHSFVNGQHTTQGGTHQAAFREAIVKTIRDYYGKSYDASDIRKSIISAIAIKVTEPVFESQTKTKLGSTEMGGDFPTVRSYINDFIGKYLDNYLHKNPETADKLQRKIIMAEKERKELSGIRKLAKDRAKKANLHNKKLRDCRVHLGDMKKDNRLDSTLFITEGDSASGSITKSRDVNTQAVFSLRGKPLNSYGMSKKIVYENEEFNLLQAALNIEESMEDLRYNNIVIATDADVDGMHIRLLLITFFLQFFPELIKENHLYILQTPLFRVRNKKETIYCYSDEERQNAINKLSGKPEITRFKGLGEISPDEFKHFIGDDIRLEPVMLDKAMSIEELLSFYMGKNTPDRQEFIIENLKVEVDLIEEK; encoded by the coding sequence ATGTCCCAAAACACCAAGTATACAGAAGATAATATACGTTCGCTAGACTGGAAAGAACACATTCGTCTTCGTCCAGGGATGTATATAGGAAAACTAGGTGACGGTTCTTCCGCAGATGACGGTATCTATATTCTCTTAAAGGAAGTTATCGACAACTGTATCGATGAATTTGTGATGGGTTCGGGAAAGACCATTGAAATCGTCATAAAGGATAAGACGGTAAAAGTGCGCGATTATGGTCGTGGTATTCCACTAGGGAAAGTGGTGGACGTTGTTTCTAAAATGAATACCGGTGGAAAGTACGATAGTAGGGCCTTTAAGAAATCAGTAGGATTAAACGGAGTCGGTACAAAAGCGGTCAATGCCCTATCCAGTTTTTTTGAAGTACAGTCCTCGCGTGACAATCAAGTTAAAACTGCTCAGTTCAGTTGTGGTAATCTAGAGCATGAAGAAGGACCCATGGACAGTTCTAAACGAAAAGGTACCAAGGTTACTTTTATCCCGGATGAAACTATTTTCAAGAACTACAAGTACCGTAATGAATACGTTGAGCGAATGCTCAAAAATTACGTTTACCTTAATCCCGGGTTAACGATTATTTTCAACGGCGAAAAATTCCATTCTGAAAATGGATTGAAAGACCTTTTAGAGGACAATAACAATGTTGAGGATATGTTGTATCCCGTTATCCATTTAAAAGGTGATGACATTGAAGTAGCCATTACACATAGTAAGACCCAATATAGCGAGGAGTACCACTCCTTTGTTAACGGACAACACACCACCCAGGGTGGTACGCACCAAGCCGCTTTTAGGGAGGCAATCGTAAAGACCATTAGAGATTATTATGGCAAATCTTATGATGCCTCCGATATACGAAAGAGCATCATTTCGGCCATAGCCATAAAAGTCACGGAACCCGTTTTTGAGAGTCAGACAAAAACCAAATTAGGCTCCACCGAGATGGGAGGGGATTTTCCTACCGTGCGCAGTTATATCAATGATTTTATCGGGAAATACCTAGATAATTACCTTCATAAGAATCCAGAGACGGCAGATAAATTGCAGCGCAAGATTATCATGGCGGAAAAGGAACGCAAGGAACTATCGGGTATTCGTAAGCTTGCTAAGGACCGCGCAAAAAAAGCCAATCTCCATAATAAGAAATTAAGGGATTGCCGTGTGCATTTGGGCGATATGAAGAAAGATAATCGCCTGGATAGTACTTTGTTTATAACGGAGGGTGATTCCGCCTCTGGTTCCATTACCAAATCCAGAGATGTGAATACCCAAGCTGTTTTCAGTCTAAGGGGCAAGCCTTTGAATTCCTATGGGATGTCTAAAAAAATAGTCTACGAGAACGAGGAATTCAACCTTCTTCAAGCAGCCTTGAATATTGAAGAGTCCATGGAAGACCTACGTTACAACAATATCGTTATCGCTACGGATGCCGATGTAGATGGAATGCATATTCGATTGTTGTTGATAACCTTCTTTTTGCAATTTTTTCCCGAGTTGATAAAAGAGAATCACTTGTACATTTTGCAAACACCTCTTTTTAGGGTTAGAAACAAAAAGGAAACCATTTATTGCTACAGCGATGAAGAGCGCCAAAATGCGATTAACAAACTGTCCGGAAAGCCGGAAATTACACGTTTTAAAGGATTGGGAGAAATATCTCCGGACGAATTCAAACATTTTATAGGGGATGATATTAGATTAGAGCCGGTAATGTTGGACAAGGCCATGTCCATAGAAGAACTATTGAGTTTTTACATGGGTAAGAATACTCCCGATAGACAAGAGTTTATCATTGAGAACCTAAAAGTTGAGGTGGATTTAATCGAAGAAAAATAA
- a CDS encoding DNA gyrase/topoisomerase IV subunit A, which yields MEENEELNEEQLDNTSSEGTSGEETTEALTRVTGMYKDWFLDYASYVILERAVPAIEDGFKPVQRRIMHSLKELDDGRYNKVANVVGHTMQYHPHGDASIADAMVQIGQKDLLIDTQGNWGNILTGDRAAASRYIEARLSKFALEVVFSPKITEWQQSYDGRKKEPVNLPVKFPLLLAQGAEGIAVGLSTKILPHNFIELIDASVKHLKGQRFTIVPDFPTSGIIDVTNYNDGLRGGKIRVRAKISQQDKNTLVINEIPYGTNTSSLIDSILKANDKGKIKVKKIEDNTAADVEILVHLPSGISPDKTIDALYAFTACESSISPLGCIIEDNKPLFIGVTEMLKRSTDATVELLKQELELQLSELEEQWHFASLERIFIENRIYRDIEEEETWEGVIKAIDKGLKPHTKHLRRAVTEEDIVRLTEIRIKRISKFDLDKAQQQLDSLEEKIAQVKHHLAHLIDFAIDYFKNLKATYGKGRERKSEIRVFDDIEATKVVIRNTKLYVNREEGFVGTSLRRDEYVTDCSDIDDIIVFTKDGKMQITKVDAKTFIGKNIIHVAVFKKKDKRTTYNLIYKDGKGGATYIKRFNVTSVTRDKPYDLTAGSPNSQVLYFSANPNGEAEVVTVNLRQAGSIKKLKWDIDFADVLIKGRGSKGNIVTKYTVKRIELKEKGVSTLKPRKIWFDDVVRRLNVDGRGELIGEFRGDDLLLIVTQKGIVKTIAPILTSRFDDDMIVLEKWNPTKPLSAIYWEGEKERYYVKRFLVENEHKEELFISDHPKSYLELISTDWRPVIEIEFPKPRGKEAKESLQIEVESFISVKGIKALGNQLITEKVKHINSLEPLPFEEVKLDKPADMEVVGEEDVSVDTKGEPDTTKKKDSPDKGNDGDEGQITLF from the coding sequence ATGGAAGAAAATGAAGAACTGAACGAGGAACAGTTAGATAATACCTCATCCGAAGGGACATCTGGAGAAGAAACTACCGAAGCGCTTACCAGGGTTACCGGGATGTACAAGGATTGGTTTTTGGATTACGCGTCCTACGTAATCCTAGAGCGTGCCGTGCCTGCAATTGAAGATGGTTTTAAACCCGTGCAGCGCAGAATCATGCACTCTTTAAAAGAATTGGACGATGGGCGTTACAATAAAGTGGCCAATGTTGTAGGGCACACCATGCAGTATCACCCACACGGCGATGCCAGTATAGCGGACGCTATGGTACAAATAGGTCAAAAAGACCTTTTGATAGACACGCAAGGAAACTGGGGTAATATTTTAACAGGGGATAGGGCTGCTGCCTCCAGATATATAGAAGCACGTTTATCCAAGTTTGCCCTAGAAGTAGTGTTCAGTCCTAAAATTACTGAATGGCAACAATCCTACGATGGTAGAAAAAAGGAACCGGTAAACCTTCCCGTAAAGTTTCCGCTTTTGTTGGCACAGGGAGCGGAGGGGATAGCCGTCGGACTTTCTACAAAAATTCTCCCCCATAATTTTATTGAGCTCATCGATGCGTCCGTTAAACATTTAAAGGGACAGCGTTTTACCATAGTTCCGGACTTTCCAACATCTGGAATTATAGATGTAACCAATTATAACGACGGACTAAGGGGAGGTAAGATTAGGGTGCGTGCAAAAATTTCTCAACAGGATAAGAACACGCTAGTTATCAACGAGATACCTTATGGAACTAATACTTCTTCTTTAATAGATTCAATTTTAAAAGCCAACGACAAGGGAAAAATTAAAGTAAAAAAGATAGAGGATAATACCGCGGCCGATGTTGAGATTTTAGTACATCTTCCTTCTGGAATTTCTCCCGATAAAACCATAGATGCTCTTTATGCTTTTACAGCTTGCGAATCGTCCATATCGCCATTAGGTTGTATTATTGAAGATAATAAGCCCCTATTTATTGGTGTAACTGAGATGTTAAAGCGCTCTACCGATGCTACCGTAGAATTATTGAAACAGGAGTTGGAGCTTCAGCTCTCAGAACTTGAGGAGCAATGGCATTTTGCGTCATTGGAACGTATTTTCATAGAAAACAGAATTTACCGGGACATAGAGGAAGAAGAGACTTGGGAAGGCGTCATAAAAGCTATTGATAAAGGTCTTAAACCTCATACAAAGCATTTGAGAAGAGCCGTTACCGAGGAGGACATTGTACGATTAACGGAGATACGTATCAAAAGGATTTCCAAATTTGATTTGGATAAGGCGCAACAACAATTAGACTCTTTGGAAGAGAAAATAGCGCAGGTAAAGCACCATTTGGCCCATCTTATTGATTTTGCCATAGATTATTTTAAGAATCTTAAGGCTACCTACGGTAAAGGGCGCGAGCGTAAATCAGAGATTCGTGTTTTTGATGATATCGAAGCTACTAAAGTGGTTATTAGAAACACCAAACTATATGTGAATAGGGAGGAAGGTTTTGTAGGTACCTCGCTAAGGAGGGACGAATACGTAACGGATTGCAGTGATATTGATGATATTATCGTTTTTACCAAAGACGGTAAAATGCAGATTACCAAAGTTGATGCTAAAACGTTCATTGGCAAGAATATTATCCATGTTGCCGTTTTTAAGAAAAAAGACAAGCGAACTACTTACAATTTGATTTACAAAGACGGCAAAGGCGGAGCTACCTATATAAAACGTTTTAACGTTACCTCTGTGACTAGGGATAAGCCTTACGACTTAACGGCTGGAAGTCCTAATTCTCAAGTACTTTATTTCTCCGCAAACCCCAATGGAGAAGCGGAAGTGGTTACAGTAAATTTAAGACAGGCCGGAAGCATTAAAAAACTAAAATGGGATATTGATTTTGCGGACGTTCTAATTAAAGGAAGAGGTTCCAAAGGGAATATCGTAACAAAGTACACTGTAAAACGAATTGAACTCAAGGAGAAAGGCGTATCCACCTTAAAGCCTAGGAAAATATGGTTCGATGACGTGGTGAGGCGTCTAAACGTTGATGGTAGGGGAGAATTAATTGGGGAGTTCAGGGGTGATGACCTTTTGCTGATCGTTACGCAGAAGGGAATCGTCAAAACGATTGCCCCCATCTTAACCTCTCGCTTTGATGACGATATGATCGTTTTGGAGAAATGGAATCCTACAAAGCCCTTATCGGCCATTTATTGGGAAGGAGAAAAGGAACGCTACTATGTAAAGCGTTTCCTTGTAGAGAACGAGCATAAAGAAGAACTCTTCATCTCTGACCATCCTAAGTCCTATTTAGAATTAATCTCAACGGACTGGAGGCCAGTAATTGAAATAGAATTCCCAAAACCTAGAGGTAAAGAAGCAAAGGAAAGCCTTCAAATAGAAGTAGAAAGTTTTATTTCAGTTAAAGGTATAAAAGCACTTGGAAATCAATTGATTACAGAAAAAGTAAAGCATATTAATTCGTTAGAACCACTGCCCTTTGAAGAGGTGAAGTTAGATAAGCCCGCAGATATGGAAGTCGTAGGTGAGGAAGACGTATCGGTGGACACCAAAGGAGAACCGGACACTACTAAGAAAAAGGACTCTCCCGATAAAGGTAATGATGGCGATGAAGGTCAAATTACCTTATTTTAA
- the ychF gene encoding redox-regulated ATPase YchF: MKAGIVGLPNVGKSTLFNCLSNAKAQSANFPFCTIEPNIGVVNVPDTRLEKLEELVNPEKVIPATVEIVDIAGLVKGASKGEGLGNQFLGNIRETDAILHVLRCFDNDNIVHVDGNVNPIRDKETIDMELQLKDLETVDKKLDKVKRAAKTGNKEAQKEEAVLLAIKSGLEAGTSVRAVTINKEDRLDYVTPLQFITDKPVMYVCNVDEDAAVNGNAYVNKVKEAVKNENAEVVVLAVGTEADITELETYEERQMFLEDLGLVEPGSAKLIRGAYKLLNLETYFTAGEKEVRAWTIPVGATAPQAAGVIHTDFEKGFIRAEVIAYEDYVTFGSEAKVKEAGKMRVEGKEYVVKDGDVMHFRFNV; encoded by the coding sequence ATGAAAGCAGGTATCGTAGGATTGCCAAACGTAGGGAAGTCAACGCTCTTCAACTGTTTGTCCAATGCAAAAGCACAAAGTGCAAATTTTCCATTCTGTACCATTGAACCGAATATAGGTGTTGTGAATGTGCCGGATACAAGGTTAGAAAAGTTAGAGGAATTGGTAAACCCTGAAAAAGTGATTCCTGCAACGGTTGAAATAGTTGATATTGCAGGACTGGTCAAGGGAGCAAGTAAGGGCGAGGGACTCGGGAATCAGTTTCTTGGGAATATTCGGGAAACGGACGCTATTTTACATGTACTACGTTGTTTTGATAATGATAATATTGTTCATGTTGATGGTAATGTTAACCCAATAAGGGATAAGGAGACCATTGATATGGAGCTGCAGCTAAAAGACTTGGAGACGGTAGATAAAAAATTGGACAAAGTAAAAAGAGCTGCTAAGACCGGAAACAAGGAAGCACAGAAAGAAGAGGCAGTACTATTGGCCATCAAGTCAGGTTTAGAAGCGGGTACTTCTGTCAGAGCGGTGACCATAAATAAAGAAGACAGATTAGATTATGTGACGCCGTTACAATTTATTACGGACAAACCTGTGATGTACGTTTGTAATGTGGATGAAGATGCCGCGGTGAATGGGAATGCTTACGTTAATAAGGTCAAGGAAGCTGTAAAGAATGAAAATGCGGAGGTGGTAGTGCTAGCGGTAGGGACTGAGGCCGATATTACCGAATTGGAAACTTATGAGGAACGCCAGATGTTCCTAGAAGATTTAGGCTTGGTGGAGCCCGGTTCCGCAAAACTGATTCGTGGTGCTTATAAATTATTAAACTTGGAAACCTATTTTACCGCCGGCGAAAAAGAAGTACGTGCTTGGACAATTCCTGTTGGAGCTACTGCTCCACAAGCCGCTGGGGTTATACATACGGACTTTGAAAAAGGTTTTATCCGAGCGGAAGTCATCGCTTATGAGGATTATGTGACCTTTGGTAGCGAGGCCAAGGTTAAAGAAGCTGGTAAAATGCGTGTCGAAGGCAAAGAGTATGTCGTTAAGGATGGTGATGTAATGCACTTTAGGTTCAACGTATAA
- a CDS encoding DUF937 domain-containing protein produces MSGLLDLLNSPMGKQLISGVAGQTQQPENKTADVLSMAMPLLLGAMKKNVSSPDGAAGLMSALSGKHDGSILNDLGSLFGGGVDDSVLQDGAGILGHVFGNKQPQVENALSQKSGLDAGSVAQILKIAAPIVMGFLGKQTAQSNVSDSNGMNALLGSMLGGQPQENQSLITTLLDADGDGSILDDVAGMVMGSNKKKGGLGGLLGGLFGK; encoded by the coding sequence ATGTCAGGATTACTAGATTTACTAAACAGCCCAATGGGCAAACAATTAATAAGCGGAGTTGCTGGTCAGACACAACAGCCAGAAAATAAGACAGCAGATGTATTGAGCATGGCAATGCCCTTACTTTTAGGAGCTATGAAAAAGAACGTTTCCTCTCCGGATGGAGCTGCGGGGTTAATGAGTGCCTTATCCGGAAAACATGACGGTAGCATTCTAAATGACTTGGGAAGTCTTTTTGGAGGTGGTGTTGATGATTCCGTATTGCAGGACGGTGCAGGAATACTAGGTCACGTTTTCGGAAACAAACAGCCACAAGTAGAAAATGCGCTTAGCCAGAAATCTGGTTTGGACGCAGGTTCAGTAGCCCAAATATTGAAAATAGCCGCTCCAATTGTAATGGGCTTCTTAGGAAAGCAAACGGCTCAAAGCAACGTTAGCGACTCAAACGGAATGAACGCCCTGTTGGGTAGTATGCTTGGTGGTCAACCTCAAGAAAACCAAAGCCTAATTACTACTTTGTTAGATGCGGATGGAGATGGAAGTATTCTGGACGACGTAGCAGGTATGGTTATGGGAAGTAATAAGAAAAAAGGGGGGCTAGGTGGTCTTCTTGGTGGATTATTCGGTAAATAA
- a CDS encoding acyl-CoA reductase codes for MTKSNPNVEAFVKLGEFLRLFCDFTSNGQVAETTHSKWINKFNEVADSVRHHNGWFTRENVLFAFKQWGIILTRENLETWLASYDLRKNKTKQVALIMAGNIPLVGFHDLLSVLITGNKAIIKLSSNDTLLIPLIAKYLIDIETSFKDSITFTEGRLTDFDAVIATGSNNTARYFEYYFGKKPNIIRKNRNSVAVLNGNETNAQLEALGEDIFRYYGLGCRSVSKLFVPKDYDFDKFFKAMFRYRDIVNQTKYANNYDYNKAVYLMSEFKILDNGFLLLKEDKSHASPIASVFYETYDSKATVKERLQKDAEAIQCVVASGFTTAEIPFGKTQSPSLSDYADGIDTVEFLLKTS; via the coding sequence ATGACCAAGTCCAACCCCAACGTAGAAGCTTTTGTTAAACTTGGAGAATTTCTCCGCTTATTTTGTGATTTTACATCTAACGGGCAGGTAGCTGAAACCACGCATAGCAAATGGATTAACAAATTCAACGAAGTTGCCGATAGCGTTCGCCATCATAACGGCTGGTTTACCAGAGAGAACGTACTTTTCGCTTTTAAGCAGTGGGGTATAATCTTGACCCGAGAAAATTTAGAGACATGGTTAGCTTCTTACGATTTAAGAAAGAATAAAACCAAACAGGTTGCACTGATTATGGCCGGTAATATTCCCTTGGTCGGTTTTCACGATTTGCTTTCCGTATTGATTACCGGAAACAAAGCAATTATAAAACTATCCAGTAATGACACCTTGCTTATTCCGCTTATAGCAAAATACTTAATTGATATAGAAACTTCTTTTAAAGATAGCATCACCTTTACTGAGGGGCGCTTGACCGACTTTGATGCGGTGATAGCAACAGGAAGCAATAATACAGCTCGATATTTTGAATATTACTTTGGTAAAAAACCGAATATCATTAGAAAGAATAGAAATTCTGTAGCTGTGCTAAACGGGAATGAAACAAATGCTCAGTTGGAGGCACTTGGTGAGGATATTTTCAGGTATTATGGTTTAGGATGTAGAAGTGTTTCTAAACTGTTTGTACCCAAGGACTATGATTTTGATAAATTCTTTAAGGCGATGTTCAGATACAGGGACATTGTAAACCAAACCAAGTATGCCAATAACTACGATTATAACAAGGCCGTTTACTTAATGAGCGAATTTAAAATTCTGGATAACGGATTTTTACTTCTGAAGGAAGATAAAAGTCACGCCTCACCCATTGCCTCGGTTTTTTATGAAACTTATGATTCGAAGGCCACTGTCAAAGAACGACTTCAGAAGGATGCGGAAGCTATTCAGTGCGTAGTCGCTTCCGGGTTCACAACAGCGGAAATTCCGTTTGGAAAAACACAAAGCCCCTCACTGTCCGACTATGCGGATGGAATAGACACTGTTGAATTCCTGTTAAAAACATCCTAG
- the serC gene encoding 3-phosphoserine/phosphohydroxythreonine transaminase: MKKHNFSAGPCILPKEVLLKASEAVMDFNGSGLSLIEISHRSKDFVAVMEKARALALELLGLEGTGYKALFLHGGASMEFLMVAYNLLEKKAGYLNTGTWSDKAIKEAKLFGEIIEVGSSKDENFNYIPKGYTVPDGLDYLHLTSNNTIFGTQIKKFPKTDAPLVCDMSSDIFSRTLDFSQFDLIYAGAQKNMGPAGTTLVVIKEDVLGKVSRKIPSMLDYQVHIGKDSMFNTPAVFPVYTSMLTLEWLKNIGGISAIEEINEKKAQLLYSEIDLNPVFEGYASKADRSLMNATFNITDEALKETFDNMLYEAGINGLNGHRSVGGYRASMYNALSLDSVGVLVDVMSEMERKG, from the coding sequence ATGAAGAAGCATAATTTTAGTGCCGGACCCTGTATTTTACCAAAAGAAGTGCTGCTCAAAGCATCAGAAGCAGTAATGGATTTCAACGGTTCCGGACTTTCATTAATAGAAATATCACATCGTAGTAAGGATTTTGTCGCCGTAATGGAGAAAGCCAGAGCTTTGGCCTTAGAATTGCTAGGCCTGGAGGGAACGGGTTATAAAGCTTTATTCTTACATGGTGGGGCAAGTATGGAATTTCTCATGGTGGCCTACAATCTTTTAGAGAAAAAAGCTGGTTATTTGAATACGGGAACTTGGAGTGACAAAGCCATAAAGGAAGCGAAATTGTTCGGTGAAATTATTGAGGTTGGGTCATCAAAAGATGAGAATTTCAATTATATCCCAAAGGGATATACCGTTCCTGACGGGCTAGATTATCTACATCTAACCTCTAATAACACTATTTTCGGCACACAGATAAAGAAGTTTCCAAAGACGGATGCACCGCTAGTCTGTGATATGAGTTCGGATATTTTTTCTAGAACACTAGACTTTTCACAGTTCGATTTAATTTACGCTGGGGCCCAAAAGAATATGGGTCCGGCCGGTACAACTTTAGTTGTTATCAAAGAGGACGTTTTAGGTAAAGTTAGCCGAAAAATACCATCAATGTTAGATTATCAAGTTCACATTGGTAAGGATAGCATGTTCAATACGCCAGCGGTTTTTCCCGTTTATACTTCTATGCTTACTTTAGAATGGCTGAAAAATATAGGAGGTATTTCTGCAATTGAAGAAATCAATGAAAAGAAGGCACAACTCCTCTATTCGGAAATTGATTTAAATCCTGTTTTCGAAGGTTATGCCAGTAAGGCCGACCGCTCTTTAATGAATGCCACTTTCAACATCACCGACGAAGCTTTAAAAGAGACCTTTGACAACATGCTTTACGAAGCGGGTATCAATGGTTTAAATGGTCATCGCTCAGTGGGTGGTTACAGAGCAAGTATGTATAACGCTCTGTCCTTAGATAGCGTAGGTGTTTTGGTAGATGTAATGAGTGAAATGGAACGTAAGGGATAG